The following are encoded together in the Culex pipiens pallens isolate TS chromosome 1, TS_CPP_V2, whole genome shotgun sequence genome:
- the LOC120426587 gene encoding uncharacterized protein LOC120426587 has product MAAVTPPRTSHHHHEPLFYPVDSPPIFGRSPRHQPSFSVPDLDYKMKMMQLTLHFRAASTTGTSHRRSPTGRHSIGSFLRPAEESTPAVSHQPKILAVEPKFRPVNAVKPGRSNPSNVVQVSVKSATLPIVPQQTKVKRLVRLFEESSGTTVVSVKSHAPKATPGRQMQMKALLKVKPDANIVQATVKPVQKVNPEEPPTLVNEIPREVSSKVSPLIQNQKIIMKSPEPAKADSSPVDDDVIKDVLRQRRKVKELCKFFEQQAKY; this is encoded by the coding sequence ATGGCCGCAGTAACACCGCCGCGTACTTCCCACCATCACCACGAGCCCCTATTTTACCCCGTAGACTCCCCGCCGATCTTCGGAAGATCTCCCCGTCACCAGCCTAGCTTTTCTGTCCCAGATCTGGACTACAAGATGAAGATGATGCAGCTGACGTTGCACTTCCGTGCGGCCTCTACGACCGGAACGAGCCACCGGCGAAGCCCCACCGGACGACACTCGATTGGGTCGTTCCTACGGCCGGCGGAGGAATCTACTCCAGCGGTCAGTCATCAGCCGAAGATCTTGGCTGTGGAGCCCAAATTTCGACCCGTGAACGCCGTCAAACCAGGCCGCAGCAATCCGTCCAACGTCGTGCAGGTCAGTGTCAAGAGTGCCACGCTGCCGATTGTGCCCCAGCAGACCAAGGTCAAACGGTTGGTGCGACTTTTCGAAGAGAGTTCCGGAACGACCGTGGTTTCGGTCAAGAGTCACGCTCCGAAAGCAACACCCGGGAGGCAAATGCAGATGAAGGCGCTGCTTAAGGTGAAGCCCGACGCGAACATTGTTCAGGCTACGGTGAAACCAGTTCAAAAAGTTAATCCTGAGGAACCTCCAACACTAGTGAACGAGATTCCTCGGGAAGTCAGTTCAAAGGTGTCTCCACTGATTCAAAACCAGAAGATCATTATGAAGTCTCCGGAACCGGCAAAGGCAGATTCCTCCCCCGTGGATGACGACGTGATTAAGGACGTGTTGAGGCAGCGTAGAAAGGTTAAGGAGCTGTGCAAGTTCTTTGAGCAGCAGGCGAAATACTGA